The genome window ccatgtaaaattacatccaggccctttgcttttgataataactctatagtaatttatcggggtctagatagtcttttcctctttaagtcggtttcctcttttctgccatcatgccgaagcttccttgcacacatcttcggctctgttccatccttcgttctccttgtgtttcttcatacaacgattttgacttgtccgaagggtcaatgtccgaaggtacctgttcatgtattacactccagaaacattgtcaaatcacgtttttgaggacttcggaagccgaaggcccccaacagtagtaaagtagcatatatatataacttggttatgcataaaaccggggcttgccttcaattgttggggctgcggggagatcctcggtggcagTATCGGGAGCTTTCTCCTGATCTTCcttgtggacagctccttgcttagggatgagcacgtactctctgtcagcgaggttgcaatctaaggaatgcaatgagtaagatgcaTGTATGGCATGATAAGCAATTTAGTACTGATATTGCATGGTGAAAGATTAATTAAAAGGAATTAGGGCTAAGTCTGGTTAGAAGAAGCTAGAAGGTAGCTACAAAAAGCAAATGACAGTATACTTCGTCTCAGAGGTGCTTGCGCCATCCAAGCGAAATTATTTAGAAATCAAAAAAGTATTGTATGCTATCCTGATGGCTTCGACAAAGATGTGGCATTATTTCCAGTCATATAATATCATAAGAAACAAAGAGGCAACTGAGCGAATTGACAAATGAGAAGTTGAATTGAATGAGTTTATTATTGACTTCGTGCACCGATCATCCATTCAATCTTAAGCATTAGTAAACTTCCTTGTTGATTGGACCCCAAGCCCACAAAACTGTCAAGTATAGCTAATGAAGCATCTGGACAATTTTCTTTTGATAGGTCTAGGCCCTTTCAGAGGGTTGCTCTTGTCATTATATCACCTTCGAAGATGAGAACTTCATAGGTAGCCAAATTAGAATTTCCTAATATATAGTTTACTTCCTAAAATACATGATTTAATAAAATACATGATTTAGGTTGTTGGAGTTTAGTTTGTTTTTAGTGCACAAAACATGTAAAATGTTGtagtattttatttttattttttggaGCATTATTTGAACGCACCGATGCTTAGCCTTAAACTGTACATACATATACATGTAACTAAAGATGATATAAAGGTCCAGCCCAATCTCACGAATACAAAAAGGCTGAGTGGGCTAAGACTGGACGCAACGCGGCCCATCAAGTCCCCCGGCATTATCACACGGCGGGAAATGTGACGCTTTTCCCGCTATTGTCCACATCCAACCtccgccgcctccgcctccgcttcCCGCCATTTTACCCTCCTCCCACTTCCCCATCTCCCATCACCTCATTCCCTGTCTGCCATCCCGAGCGATTGTCTCTGTGACTAGGCCATGGCTTCTAACAGCGGCGGCAACTCCCCACCCTGTAAGATCTAATCGCTACCGTCGCGTTCAATTTGGTCTCCTTGCAGATTTGCTGATAAGATTTGGATACCGTGTGGGGGCAAATCTCAGCTTTGCTATTTTGTTGCAGCCGTACCGTCGTCGGATggtcgaccgtcgagcccgctccCGGTCACCCACTCCTCCCCATCTCAGCCCACCCGCCGCTCCggtgggcgccgccgccgcggctcCGCCAGCCCTTATGCTTCGTCCCCATCCCTCTGGGGGTTCGAGACGCCGCCACACCCTGGCCGCCGCACGCCGTCTGGTGCCGGGGCTGGCGCCGCCCGGCAGCAGCGTCAGAATTTGTCTGGCCGGTTCCCGCCGACGCCCTCCACCCCAATGTCTACAGATGACGTCCCGccgtcctccgaagccggggacgACGAGACAGATGGCGGCGACGGCGGGGTCGACGCCACCCCGGTCTTCGTCTGGGGCACCAACATCAGCGTGCAGGACGTCAATGCCGCCATCCTCCGGTTCCTGCGCCACTTCCGGGACCCGCGTGACGCCGGCCGCGTCGACCCGGTCATGGACGAGGGCAAGTACATGCGCTCCATCCACCGCATCTTGGAGCTCGAGGGCGGGGAGTCACTCGACGTCGACGCGCACGACGTGTTTGACCATGACTCAGACCTCTACAGCAAGATGGTCCGCTACCCGCTTGAGGTGCTAGCCATCTTCGACATTGTGCTCATGGACCTCGTCGCGCGCATCGAGCCGCTCTTCGAGAAGCACATCCAGACCAGGGTCTACAACCTCAAGTCGTCCATTTGCTTGAGGAATCTCAACCCATCTGGTAATATTAGATTATTTCTTTCGGCAAGGTGACAATATTCGAGCTTTAGTTAGACTGTACATTCTGTGATCTGATTTGTGATTTCCTGTTCGTTGTAGATATTGAGAAGATGGTATCCATCAAGGGTATGATAATTAGATGCAGCTCAGTCATTCCGGAGCTCAAGGAGGCTGTTTTCCGCTGCTTGGTTTGTGGTTTCTACTCAGAGCCCGTCATGGTTGATAGAGGTATGATGCTAATAGACATTTTGCTCCATGCAACTcttcatttttttaaaaaaaactggcAGGAGCTCTGCCTCTCAACTAATAAATACTTCCCCGGGAGATCCCTGGGAGCTATTGGCAATTTTGCCATTATAATTTGAGGCCTTCACCGGTATGCAATCGGGCCCACAAATTATAGATACAGATGGTCCCAGCAGTCAGACATATGATGACATAATAACAAAGAGCTAAAATTGAGAGTGGCAAAATATCAAATTTCTCTCTAACGATCCTAGAGGAGTAGTAAAAAAGAGAGCTCATGGACAGAGTAAACCTTAGGCCCGTGGCGCAGTGGCGCCCCAATGGGCGCACACAAGAAACAAGTCATGCACCATATTATAGTATGGATTCATGCAACTCTGGCTCGTGATCTTATTTCAGTGACTTCCGAAATTTGTTCATAAATAAATGTGCCTTCAGTTCTTCAGTGATTTCTTAGCTACCTTATTATACAATCACGATGATGCTCAATTCAATTCTCCATGTATGATGCTTGTCAGGATTTCTCTGAATTTAGTTATCCTTTGCTCCCAAATATACCCCAAATTGAAGTAAAGATACCACTTAATAAGGTTTTAATgtatatggcatttttcctttctGTTCAGCATACTTACAAGAGAATGACCTCAGTGAGAATATTTTTTAGCCTATCCAAGGTTTGGGGTGCTTTGTTTTTCGTGATTGTGACTAGGTTTCCTCCTTGGTGATTTCGTCTGGGGAAATGTGGTAACATGTAAACTCTTAGGGCGTGTTTGCTTAGaggggaaatgaaggtcattataGGGGGTTGGAGGAATAAACTAATTTCtctctcaatcccctccaattcccTTTATTCCCCCTctaaccaaacaagcccttaagATTTGCCTAGTGCAGGGAGCTCCTCGAGACTTCTGATTTTGGTACATGGGGCTCAGATCGTTTTCTAGTGTCTGACCTGCTTGGGAGGCTCTGAACCAAACATGTCTGATCTTTATGTCAGACATCGTTTTCTAGTGTCTGACCTACATGGGGCTCAGATCAAGTACCTGATTCGAAATGCATATCATATAGTAGTATATTATACAGTTTATATTCAACTTCATATTGATTTTAAGATGTGCATGCCATATGTGGACCATTTAAGTTCGTTTGTATATTGTTTTTATCAATGTGAAACTCAGTGTTTTTTTCTTTCTCAGGGAGAGTAACTGAGCCACACATCTGTCAGAAAGAGCAATGTAAAGCCACAAATTCTATGACCCTAGTGCACAACCGATGCAGGTAGCTGTACCTACTTGTCACCATTTTTGTCTTTTCTAGTACTCTTAACAGAATCAAAATCATGTTGAATTTAACATTTTACATTATTAGATTTTCAGACAAGCAGATCATAAAGTTGCAGGAAACACCAGATGAGATACCTGAAGGTGGCACTCCACATACAGTTAGTGTCTTGATGCATGATAAGCTTGTTGATGCTGGAAAGCCTGGAGATAGAGTTGTGGTTAGGATCGGAACTTCCTTAGTAATCAGTACCTTAAATCTTGGCATACAGTTCTTGTTTGTGCAAACTGTCAAACTTACTTGTTTTGCTTCTTTTACAGATAACTGGTATATACAGGGCTATGAGTATTAGAGTTGGACCAACTCAAAGGACTGTGAAGTCTATATTCAAGGTTAGAATTACAGTGTTTTATTGCTTTCATATTTGAGTTTCCTCTTAGCACAATGGGATTAAATCTTTTACTTAAGTATTGTTTGATTGTATTTCTTCTTCGTTCAGACATATATCGATTGCCTTCACATAAAGAAGACAGACAAGTCTAGGCTTCATGTGGAGGATACCAAGGATATTGATAATTCTAATGCTAGCAAATGTACTGAAGAGGATTTTCTTAGTGATAAGGTATCTTTCAATGCTGTGTGCTGGATTGTTGATGTTTTTTGGTGCCCAAACCTTCTATGTTTTCTGCTGGATTCTTATTAACTCTCTTCTTTTCGGTACTGCAGGTTGAGAAACTAAAAGAGCTTTCAAAGTTGCCTGATATCTATGACAGATTGACTAGATCATTAGCTCCAAACATATGGGAGTTGGATGATGTTAAAAGAGGCCTCCTTTGCCAGGTAACTTCATGGAATATTAACATGTTCTTTTCAAATGTTTGTGCCATAGCTAACCATAGCATACTGTAAACTGTTCTGTATCCAGCTTTTTGGCGGCAATCCCTTAAAGCTTCCTTCTGGAGCTAGCTTCCGGGGTGACATCAATATTTTACTTGTGGGTGATCCTGGAACGAGTAAATCCCAGCTTCTCCAGTACATGCATAAACTGTCTCCTCGTGGTATCTACACAAGTGGCAGAGGAAGTTCTGCTGTTGGTCTTACTGCATATGTCACCAAAGATCCTGAGACTGGTGAAACTGTATGTGTGCCATTAAGTTCACATTATGTCTTTGTTTTCTTTCCAATCTTATTGAATTGCTCCTGTGTTCTCAACCATGACCTTGTTACCTTTCAGGTTCTAGAAAGTGGAGCACTAgttttgagtgacaaaggtgtTTGTTGCATAGATGAGTTCGATAAGATGTCTGATAATGCACGAAGCATGTTACACGAGGTTTGGTTTGCTGAAAATTTTACGCACTATTTGCATGCAaaaatatgattatccatgtaagCTGAAGTCCTTTTGCAATTAATTTAGGTGATGGAACAGCAGACCG of Zea mays cultivar B73 chromosome 8, Zm-B73-REFERENCE-NAM-5.0, whole genome shotgun sequence contains these proteins:
- the LOC100383139 gene encoding DNA replication licensing factor MCM4-like produces the protein MASNSGGNSPPSVPSSDGRPSSPLPVTHSSPSQPTRRSGGRRRRGSASPYASSPSLWGFETPPHPGRRTPSGAGAGAARQQRQNLSGRFPPTPSTPMSTDDVPPSSEAGDDETDGGDGGVDATPVFVWGTNISVQDVNAAILRFLRHFRDPRDAGRVDPVMDEGKYMRSIHRILELEGGESLDVDAHDVFDHDSDLYSKMVRYPLEVLAIFDIVLMDLVARIEPLFEKHIQTRVYNLKSSICLRNLNPSDIEKMVSIKGMIIRCSSVIPELKEAVFRCLVCGFYSEPVMVDRGRVTEPHICQKEQCKATNSMTLVHNRCRFSDKQIIKLQETPDEIPEGGTPHTVSVLMHDKLVDAGKPGDRVVITGIYRAMSIRVGPTQRTVKSIFKTYIDCLHIKKTDKSRLHVEDTKDIDNSNASKCTEEDFLSDKVEKLKELSKLPDIYDRLTRSLAPNIWELDDVKRGLLCQLFGGNPLKLPSGASFRGDINILLVGDPGTSKSQLLQYMHKLSPRGIYTSGRGSSAVGLTAYVTKDPETGETVLESGALVLSDKGVCCIDEFDKMSDNARSMLHEVMEQQTVSIAKAGIIASLNARTSVLACANPTESRYNPRLSVIDNIHLAPTLLSRFDLIYLILDKADEQTDRRLAKHIVSLHFENPNLEELEVLDLQTLVSYISYARKYIQPQLTDEAAEELTRGYVEMRKRGNSPGSRKKVITATARQIESLIRLGEALARMRFSEVVEVRDVVEAFRLLEVAMQQSATDHATGTIDMDLIMTGISASERQRRNDLVAATRNLIVEKMQLGGPSMHMIELLEELRKQSSMEIHLHELRGALGTLMTEGAVVIHGENVKRV